The Chrysiogenia bacterium nucleotide sequence ATCCCCGAGCTGCCCGCGCTGCTGCGTGATGATGCCGAGCCCAGCAGCCCGCGCATGGAAGAGGAAATCGCGCGCGCCCAGGCCATCGCCACCGAAGGCTTTTCGAGCGCTCCGATGGAAACGGGTGAGACAAGTGAAATCACCGGCGGCCAGAGCGGCACGGACCCGGTCTTCGTCGCCGCTTTCAACGCGCTCCAGACGCCCGAAGGCCCCGCACTGACAACCGATGAAGTGAGCAACCCCAAGGCCGAGCTCACCCTGCCCACGGCAGTGGTGCACCCCTATGAACTGCCGGTCGAAAACCCCGAAGAGGGGTCCATTACGGCCACCGAGCTGGAGATCGAACCCGAGCCGGTATCACTCGAATCGCTTGTCGCGCCCGAGCCCCTGGAATCGCAGGTCGCGGGCGAAACCTCTCTGGATCTGACCGACCGCCTCAACGCCGCGGCCGCGCGCGCTCCGGCTGCAGAGCAATCGGTCGAAGAACCCGGCGAGATCAGCGCCTGGGACACCACGGCCTTCGACGACGAAACAACTGCCTTCGATGGCGACACCACAGAGGTGACGCCCAGCGTGTTCGATGCGGCCAACCTCGATGCGATCTCACAGGAGCTTCCCGAGGAACCGAGCTTCCCTTCGGTACCCTCGACGACGCCATCGGCCTTCGATGCGCTGCTCGATGCCACCAGCGAGCGCAGCCTGACCAGCCCCAAGCAGATCGACCTCGAAGATGCCATCGCGCGCGCCGAGATTGACGCGCAGGCCGATCCCGAGCAGACCGTCGTATCGGCAAAGCTTTCCGAGCCCGCCGAGTCCGAAGACATCGGGGAAAAGACGCTGGTCAGCAGCCCCGGGCGCATGCGCACACAAATTTCATTTCCGCACTTCTCCATTCCCAGCCATCCGGCCAGCGCGCAGGCACTGGGCAATTCCCATGAGCGAAGCGGCGACTTCCCGACCGCCGACATTCTGGGAGAGGCCAGTACGCGCATGAGTACCGGCGCGCTGCCCACGGCTCGGACATTCCGCAACAAGGCGGCCGGGCGGCGGCTCCTGGCCTTTGCCATCGACAACCTGCTGACCCTCGGGCTGGCCTGCGGCTTTGTTTTCCTGGCACACCTCGCCACCGGGGTGGGCGTGGGGCCGGCCCACGGCAGCGCCGGCGGGGCCGCGCCGCTCGAAGTGCTGGCTGCCGTACTGGTACTGCGCTTCTTTCTGGATGCCTTCTACCAGGTGGGCTACGTGGCCCTGACCGGACAGACCCAGGGCCTTCGATTTATGGGCCTGCGCGTGCGCTCGGAGATCAGCCGTGGGCGCCCGAATCTGGGGCAGGCGCTTCGCCGCTGGCTCTGGTCCTACTGGTTAACCTATGGAATTTGCTGGGGTTTTCTGGCTATATCGCGCGATCCGCGCGGTCGCGCCCTCCACGACAAGAAGGCAAGAACCCGAATCGTTCCCGCCTGAGGGCGCATCTAGAGGACGTTGCCCCGCGCCCTGAACGGCACGTGGGCCAAACTCTGATAGAATGGGAGCGGCACGCGGCCTTGGTTTTGGTGCCCGATTGGGGCTACACGAACTCCGGCCGAAGCCACCAGCGAGGCGCACCTTCACCATGGAACTCTTCTCCCACACACTGGCCGGACGCATTGCCGCGCGCAAGGATGCCCTAGCCGCCTGGTTCGAATCGACGCGCGAGCGCGTGCGGCCCCCCTTTACCGCCTCGGTCGATCTGCGCGATTCGGGCTGGAAGATCGTGCCCGTGGATACCAACGTCTTCCCCGGCGGCTTCAACAACCTGTGTTCGGGCGATCTCGACCTGGCCTCCGGTCAGTTCAAGGCCGCCGTCAGCCGCATGCTGGGCGAGGGGGTCAGCACCATCGGCATCGTGGCCGAGTCGCACACCTCGAACCTTCCCTACTTCGCCAACCTGCTCTCCCTTCAGAAGATTCTCCAAAGCGCCGGCTTCAAGGTCGAGGTTCTCTCCTTCGCCGAGGAACTCGCCCGCGAGCGCACCGAAGTGCCGGTGAGCGGTGAGAAGCTCGAGCTTCATCGCGCCCATCGCAGCAATTCGCACCTGGGCTCGGCGGACGTGACGCCCGACCTGCTGGTGCTCAACAACGATCTCTCTGCCGGAGTTCCCGAACAGCTCGCCCAGCTCGATCAGCCGCTCGTTCCCGCGGCGAACCTGGGCTGGTGGCGCCGCCGCAAGAGCACCCACTTTGCCGCCTACAACCAGCTGGCTACCGA carries:
- a CDS encoding RDD family protein — protein: MRCPDCGYLLLDPEAHCPKCEKTLAPSDEAPKSPVSDEPAPAAASSAGSDDVGDVSYPSFSGTGSRSLSSSRGSASMSGALATAAALAYDDDDSSDPNLPVTGEAQTQPEPPRPGLRVVDITEEESVGDTTENHFPVDYDAPEDTPEPETAAAIEAPVSEALEEESAETTGDITADTSGALGDMLDKALGEATDWSGFFKQISERDELARVQAQAAADAAEQMEAGEDSRSDNIVDAEEALTGELDADMAGDLPDHPEDLEMGDSTDDAVAMDDDEFTGSVVNDPTPIPELPALLRDDAEPSSPRMEEEIARAQAIATEGFSSAPMETGETSEITGGQSGTDPVFVAAFNALQTPEGPALTTDEVSNPKAELTLPTAVVHPYELPVENPEEGSITATELEIEPEPVSLESLVAPEPLESQVAGETSLDLTDRLNAAAARAPAAEQSVEEPGEISAWDTTAFDDETTAFDGDTTEVTPSVFDAANLDAISQELPEEPSFPSVPSTTPSAFDALLDATSERSLTSPKQIDLEDAIARAEIDAQADPEQTVVSAKLSEPAESEDIGEKTLVSSPGRMRTQISFPHFSIPSHPASAQALGNSHERSGDFPTADILGEASTRMSTGALPTARTFRNKAAGRRLLAFAIDNLLTLGLACGFVFLAHLATGVGVGPAHGSAGGAAPLEVLAAVLVLRFFLDAFYQVGYVALTGQTQGLRFMGLRVRSEISRGRPNLGQALRRWLWSYWLTYGICWGFLAISRDPRGRALHDKKARTRIVPA